The Apium graveolens cultivar Ventura chromosome 6, ASM990537v1, whole genome shotgun sequence genome contains a region encoding:
- the LOC141666271 gene encoding uncharacterized protein LOC141666271 codes for MAPFEALYGRRCRTPTCWNEVGEKLLEGPDLVQVTTDKVKFALEKLRHARSRQKSYADKGRREYEFKVGDKVFLKVSPTKGIQHFGQKGKLSPRYIGPFEILEKVGAVTYRVALPPQLSRVHNVFHASVLRKYVYHPHHIIVYPLNIFDDDLSCEEEAETILAREERVMHKKTIPFVKVLWRNHDNREATWEMEDSVRSKYPYLFESGA; via the coding sequence ATGGCTCCTTTTGAGGCATTGTATGGACGCAGGTGTAGGACACCGACTTGTTGGAATGAAGTGGGAGAGAAACTTTTGGAAGGTCCTGACTTAGTTCAGGTAACTACTGATAAGGTAAAATTTGCTTTGGAGAAGCTTAGGCATGCTCGATCTAGACAGAAGAGTTACGCAGATAAGGGTAGGCGAGAGTATGAGTTTAAGGTTGGAGATAAGGTCTTTCTTAAGGTATCTCCGACAAAGGGCATTCAGCAttttggtcagaaaggtaaatTGAGTCCGAGGTATATTGGCCCATTTGAAATTCTTGAGAAGGTTGGAGCAGTAACATATAGAGTTGCATTGCCACCTCAGTTGTCACGAGTACATAACGTATTTCATGCATCAGTTTTGAGAAAGTATGTTTATCATCCACATCATATTATTGTGTATCCTTTAAATATATTTGACGATGATCTATCTTGTGAGGAGGAAGCTGAAACAATATTGGCAAGAGAGGAAAGAGTTATGCATAAAAAGACTATTCCCTTtgtgaaagtactttggagaaatcaCGATAATCGAGAAGCTACTTGGGAAATGGAGGATTCTGTTCGCTCAAAATATCCTTACCTCTTCGAATCAGGTGCGTGA